From Parasphaerochaeta coccoides DSM 17374, a single genomic window includes:
- a CDS encoding ABC transporter permease, with product MRALVFAKRITKELLRDPINLFFGLGFPLVLLFLFAIINDAMPPEANNLMYAPEQITPGVAMFGTIFMALFSGMLLAKDRTSSFLMRLFTSPMRSSEFIIGYTLPMLVFAAVQVVITFVAASFVGLPLSLNLLLVILVLMPITLMFVGIGLLCGSLMNDKAVGGLCGALLTNVAGWLSGVWIPLDMIGGVFKATADVLPFYHAAESARAAIQGDYASILPHLAIVLIYTLVIYTLAVIVFRQKMSGDKA from the coding sequence ATGAGAGCGTTGGTATTTGCGAAACGCATAACAAAGGAACTTTTACGCGACCCAATAAATCTGTTTTTCGGACTTGGTTTTCCGTTGGTGCTGTTGTTTTTGTTTGCAATCATCAATGACGCAATGCCGCCGGAGGCGAATAACCTAATGTACGCGCCGGAACAGATAACCCCTGGCGTCGCCATGTTTGGCACGATATTCATGGCGTTGTTTTCGGGTATGCTCTTGGCAAAAGACAGAACATCGTCGTTTTTAATGCGCCTGTTCACATCGCCCATGCGCTCATCGGAGTTTATTATAGGTTATACCTTGCCCATGTTGGTTTTCGCGGCGGTACAGGTGGTTATCACGTTTGTCGCGGCTTCTTTCGTCGGACTACCTTTGAGTCTCAACCTTTTGCTTGTGATACTCGTCCTCATGCCGATAACGCTGATGTTTGTCGGGATAGGGCTTTTGTGCGGCAGCTTGATGAATGATAAAGCCGTAGGCGGCCTATGCGGCGCGTTGCTTACGAATGTCGCGGGCTGGTTGTCCGGTGTATGGATTCCGCTTGATATGATTGGCGGCGTGTTCAAAGCCACGGCTGATGTTTTACCGTTTTATCATGCCGCAGAGTCAGCAAGAGCGGCAATACAAGGCGACTACGCAAGCATTTTACCGCATTTGGCGATTGTGCTTATCTATACGCTTGTGATTTACACGCTTGCGGTTATTGTGTTCAGACAAAAGATGAGCGGCGATAAGGCATAG
- a CDS encoding ABC transporter ATP-binding protein gives MNAITITDLTKKYGELTAVDKLNLSVEQGELFSLLGVNGAGKTTTIKMLSCLIKPTSGDAALLGESINRNPQAIKRNINISPQETAIAPNLSVRENLELIAGVYGQDGKTSKRSAEELSKRFGLEGVFGKRSKKLSGGMQRRLSIAMALISEPKILFLDEPTLGLDVLARRDLWASIKALKGKVTIILTTHYMEEVEALSDRIGVMSGGKLLSVGTVADLLAQTSTNKLEDAFVALAGGAV, from the coding sequence ATGAACGCTATCACGATTACCGACTTAACAAAAAAGTATGGCGAATTGACTGCCGTGGATAAATTGAACTTGTCTGTTGAGCAGGGCGAATTGTTCTCATTGCTCGGTGTCAACGGCGCGGGAAAAACGACTACAATAAAAATGCTGTCGTGTCTTATTAAGCCGACAAGCGGCGACGCGGCTTTGCTTGGCGAGAGTATAAATAGAAATCCGCAAGCTATTAAGCGAAACATCAACATATCGCCACAAGAAACGGCTATTGCGCCGAATCTGTCCGTCCGTGAAAACTTGGAGCTTATCGCGGGAGTTTACGGGCAGGACGGAAAGACCTCCAAGCGGAGCGCGGAGGAACTATCGAAGCGTTTCGGGCTTGAAGGTGTTTTCGGAAAGCGGTCGAAAAAACTGTCCGGTGGTATGCAACGGCGGCTCAGTATTGCAATGGCGCTTATATCCGAACCTAAAATCCTGTTTTTAGACGAGCCGACCCTCGGTCTTGACGTGCTTGCGCGGCGTGACTTATGGGCGTCCATCAAGGCGCTCAAAGGCAAGGTGACGATTATATTAACCACGCATTATATGGAGGAAGTCGAGGCTCTTTCAGATCGTATCGGCGTTATGAGCGGCGGCAAACTGCTTTCCGTGGGAACCGTCGCGGACTTGCTGGCGCAGACAAGCACAAACAAATTGGAAGACGCGTTTGTCGCCCTCGCGGGGGGTGCGGTATGA
- a CDS encoding AbrB/MazE/SpoVT family DNA-binding domain-containing protein: MDNPKGKYAWTVKVGEKGQIVIPKEARDIFEIKPGDTLIVLGDEKQGIAIPPKNTFSQLIAMIFEGTIPQEEDEV; this comes from the coding sequence ATGGACAATCCAAAAGGTAAATACGCGTGGACAGTCAAAGTAGGTGAAAAAGGGCAAATCGTTATTCCGAAAGAAGCTCGTGATATTTTTGAAATAAAACCCGGCGACACGTTGATTGTATTGGGCGATGAAAAGCAAGGTATAGCTATACCGCCTAAAAATACCTTTTCACAGCTTATAGCAATGATTTTTGAGGGTACTATACCACAGGAAGAGGATGAAGTATGA
- a CDS encoding putative immunity protein, with amino-acid sequence MRLIETQSKITVANWTLNYAEQKLLPLFLKRCPNDERPAHAIAAAREWLDGKVKLPYVKNIILNECHAAARELDDNPVAQAAARAIGQSAGSIHAAPHSLGLYFYAAAAVGYDRLGLDADEAEYEVIAEEVCADYTAALRVVAVENEPNPAVCKWNC; translated from the coding sequence ATGAGGCTCATCGAGACGCAGAGCAAAATAACTGTTGCGAACTGGACGCTTAATTACGCCGAGCAGAAGCTTCTCCCTCTGTTCTTGAAGCGCTGTCCTAACGACGAGCGTCCCGCTCATGCGATAGCCGCCGCTCGTGAATGGCTCGATGGCAAGGTAAAGCTGCCGTATGTCAAGAATATCATTCTGAACGAATGTCACGCCGCCGCCCGCGAGTTAGACGACAACCCTGTGGCTCAAGCCGCCGCAAGGGCAATCGGGCAGTCGGCGGGAAGCATTCACGCCGCTCCGCACTCGCTGGGACTGTACTTCTATGCCGCCGCTGCTGTCGGCTACGACCGCTTGGGGCTTGACGCAGACGAAGCAGAGTACGAGGTTATAGCGGAGGAAGTCTGCGCCGACTATACAGCCGCATTGAGGGTGGTTGCGGTCGAAAACGAACCGAACCCGGCAGTTTGCAAATGGAACTGTTGA
- a CDS encoding DUF5946 family protein translates to MTKKELKQLEAAADIRTELGKTQDTTAAICLECGAVNDMLTCEETLNAILAMESECPKLQAEHFKTVACYIVQHPAAYFEKAAEGLLSALEGNLDGKLSVDEIRKHHAEMYDGNKRVKKKTEDVRLVQKHWRMTIMDCHVPDECETTAKNIVKWARSIVTVAKCRNVYEFEAVIQKVDGIDGAFVAFPHDLRAEFGKGRVKVHATFDGVGYDGSIVNMGVKNADGSVCYIIGLRKDIRAKIGKQAGDTVCVTITERQE, encoded by the coding sequence GTGACAAAAAAGGAATTGAAGCAGCTCGAAGCGGCTGCCGATATCCGAACAGAGCTGGGCAAAACTCAGGATACAACGGCAGCAATCTGCCTTGAATGCGGCGCGGTCAATGATATGCTGACCTGTGAGGAAACGCTTAACGCGATTCTCGCCATGGAATCCGAATGCCCAAAATTACAAGCGGAACATTTCAAAACTGTAGCGTGTTATATTGTTCAACACCCTGCCGCCTATTTTGAGAAAGCGGCGGAGGGCTTACTTAGTGCTTTGGAAGGCAATCTGGACGGAAAACTGAGTGTAGACGAAATTCGCAAGCACCATGCGGAGATGTACGATGGCAATAAGCGTGTCAAGAAAAAAACTGAAGACGTGCGGTTGGTTCAAAAACATTGGCGGATGACTATTATGGACTGCCACGTTCCTGATGAATGCGAAACAACGGCAAAGAATATCGTTAAGTGGGCACGGAGCATTGTTACTGTCGCTAAGTGCCGTAACGTCTATGAGTTTGAAGCGGTCATTCAAAAGGTTGACGGCATTGACGGGGCGTTCGTAGCGTTCCCGCATGACCTCCGCGCTGAGTTCGGCAAGGGACGCGTCAAGGTTCACGCAACGTTTGACGGGGTGGGTTATGACGGCAGCATCGTCAATATGGGCGTTAAGAACGCTGATGGTTCTGTCTGCTACATCATCGGGCTTCGCAAGGATATCCGCGCCAAGATAGGCAAACAAGCGGGCGATACCGTCTGCGTAACAATAACTGAAAGACAAGAATAA
- a CDS encoding VOC family protein has translation MIEPYIMFNGRASEAIDFYEKVFHGTNKRIMRWGDAPGNAGDYPVDAMKKDWVLHGEIELCGTNFSISDCDQVFQTTHFMSLMARLDTPEEVRRVYDELCVDGGQVMMEIEPTFYAKMYAWVQDKFGVSWQLICD, from the coding sequence ATGATAGAACCGTACATCATGTTCAACGGGCGAGCTTCGGAAGCTATCGATTTTTACGAGAAGGTATTCCACGGCACAAACAAGCGTATCATGCGTTGGGGGGATGCTCCCGGAAATGCGGGCGACTACCCTGTGGATGCCATGAAAAAGGACTGGGTGCTTCACGGCGAAATCGAACTGTGCGGCACGAACTTCTCCATCTCCGACTGCGACCAAGTATTCCAGACCACGCACTTTATGTCGTTGATGGCAAGGCTCGACACTCCGGAGGAAGTCCGGCGCGTTTATGACGAGCTGTGTGTGGACGGCGGTCAGGTGATGATGGAAATCGAGCCGACGTTCTACGCCAAGATGTATGCATGGGTGCAGGACAAATTCGGCGTAAGCTGGCAGTTGATTTGTGATTGA
- a CDS encoding helix-turn-helix domain-containing protein produces MKGTSARTIDGFFLTECVTEITVSHIVTVHYFIYPSNFHFPGESHDFWEFLYVDKGEVELVAGGVFHQLRQGQIIFHEPNEFHTVSCNNHTAPNLVVVSFVCDSPLMKFFRRKTLNVQGIERELLSTIVQEAEEAFDSLLEDPYLKGMHKRPVSRTGCEQILKHSLELLLLRLYRQTPYTPVRQLSTIKEKTTHLRIATVLNYLEEHVSSRITLADVCKIAFMCPAYLQKLFREETGSSVMDYFRSLKTKEAKRLLQDGCYNISTIADMLAYTSIHHFSKQFRQVEGMSPTEYARSIHSKNWKSEK; encoded by the coding sequence ATGAAAGGAACGAGCGCCAGAACCATTGATGGTTTTTTTCTCACCGAATGCGTCACAGAGATTACGGTGAGTCATATCGTAACCGTACACTATTTCATCTATCCATCAAACTTCCATTTTCCTGGAGAGTCCCATGATTTCTGGGAGTTCCTGTATGTTGACAAAGGTGAAGTCGAGTTGGTCGCCGGAGGCGTTTTCCACCAATTGCGTCAAGGCCAAATCATTTTTCACGAGCCCAATGAATTTCATACTGTTTCATGTAACAACCACACGGCTCCCAACCTTGTCGTAGTATCCTTTGTCTGCGACTCGCCTTTGATGAAGTTTTTCAGGCGCAAGACGCTCAATGTCCAGGGCATAGAAAGAGAGTTGCTCTCGACAATCGTCCAGGAGGCCGAGGAAGCGTTTGACTCCCTTCTCGAAGATCCGTATCTCAAAGGGATGCACAAACGGCCGGTCAGCCGGACAGGGTGCGAGCAGATACTCAAGCATTCATTGGAGCTGCTTCTGCTCAGGCTTTACCGTCAGACGCCATATACTCCTGTTCGTCAGTTATCTACTATCAAGGAAAAGACCACTCATCTGAGGATAGCGACGGTTCTGAATTACTTGGAGGAGCATGTCAGTAGCCGCATCACTTTGGCAGATGTCTGCAAGATTGCTTTCATGTGTCCGGCTTATCTTCAAAAATTATTCCGCGAAGAAACCGGCAGCAGCGTCATGGACTACTTCCGCAGTCTGAAAACAAAAGAAGCCAAGCGGCTGCTCCAGGATGGATGTTATAACATATCGACCATAGCAGATATGCTGGCATATACATCGATCCATCATTTTTCCAAGCAGTTCCGCCAGGTTGAGGGAATGTCCCCGACGGAATATGCAAGATCGATACATAGCAAGAATTGGAAGTCAGAAAAATGA
- a CDS encoding ABC transporter substrate-binding protein: MRRIRFITCAVILIVCMVSVFAGGSKESVASGPKLVYWSMWNEAEPQGRVIGEAIEAFTAETGIAVEVVFNGREIRKTLQPALEAGEVIDIFDEDIERVLNVWGKYLLPLDEFASKTYPTTGGKPYRDVISKTLVDLTTNLAGGTLKNIPYQPFIFVTMYNKDLFEKAGISKVPQTWNEFLTACEKLVAIGVTPLTVDDAYMAAFFGYNMVRLVGIEETARMAKENDFSGPQVLEFGKIWEEMARKGYMSKKAASNIYPAGQVEEIAQGKVAMYLNGTWLPNEIKGNAPNMRWGAFSWPTISPNGDGAEANNFGGQSFAINKNTKYPAEAFQLIVWLTTGKWDTELAAESLGVPMGTESQWPLELAEAKKALDNTTKRMAWAGNMEDNPDINAKIKENFAKLITGSINAEGFAAGMRK; this comes from the coding sequence ATGAGGAGAATAAGGTTCATCACATGTGCGGTCATTCTGATTGTGTGCATGGTCTCCGTGTTTGCCGGAGGAAGCAAAGAGTCTGTTGCATCAGGACCAAAACTAGTCTATTGGAGCATGTGGAATGAGGCAGAGCCCCAGGGTCGCGTAATTGGAGAAGCTATCGAGGCTTTTACAGCCGAAACCGGTATTGCTGTCGAAGTTGTCTTCAATGGGCGTGAAATCCGAAAGACATTGCAACCTGCGCTTGAAGCAGGAGAGGTCATTGATATCTTTGACGAGGATATTGAACGCGTACTCAATGTATGGGGGAAATATCTGTTGCCGTTGGATGAATTTGCATCCAAGACATATCCGACGACCGGTGGCAAGCCCTATCGTGATGTCATCAGCAAGACGCTCGTTGACCTGACCACCAATCTGGCGGGCGGTACGCTGAAAAATATCCCTTATCAGCCCTTCATCTTCGTTACCATGTATAACAAGGATCTTTTTGAGAAAGCGGGAATCTCCAAAGTACCGCAGACATGGAATGAATTCCTGACGGCCTGTGAGAAACTTGTTGCCATCGGAGTGACGCCTCTTACCGTGGATGATGCTTACATGGCGGCGTTCTTCGGCTATAATATGGTTAGGCTGGTGGGTATTGAAGAGACTGCGCGGATGGCCAAGGAAAATGATTTTTCAGGGCCGCAAGTGCTTGAATTTGGCAAGATATGGGAAGAAATGGCAAGAAAAGGCTACATGAGCAAGAAAGCCGCTTCAAACATATATCCTGCCGGACAGGTCGAAGAAATTGCTCAGGGAAAGGTAGCGATGTACTTGAACGGTACGTGGCTTCCCAATGAAATCAAAGGCAACGCTCCGAACATGAGATGGGGAGCCTTCTCCTGGCCGACCATTTCTCCGAACGGAGACGGCGCCGAGGCAAATAACTTTGGCGGTCAGAGCTTCGCCATAAACAAGAATACCAAATATCCCGCCGAAGCGTTCCAGCTTATCGTCTGGCTGACTACGGGAAAATGGGACACGGAACTTGCCGCAGAAAGCCTTGGAGTACCCATGGGTACGGAATCCCAGTGGCCTCTGGAGTTGGCGGAAGCAAAGAAAGCATTGGACAATACGACCAAGCGCATGGCATGGGCCGGAAACATGGAAGACAATCCTGACATCAACGCGAAGATCAAGGAAAACTTTGCAAAGTTGATTACTGGTTCCATCAATGCGGAAGGATTTGCAGCGGGAATGCGGAAATAA
- a CDS encoding carbohydrate ABC transporter permease, producing MKKNRTMIVVFLVPAVFCYLAVFLYPSIRTFVMSFFFVEGVTDSVSSWGFAGLGNYRKIFTTPIFLQSMKNIGRIWFIGGAGTMLLSLVFAIALTSGMKFVKFFRSVIYLPNVVSAVAMGTMWINYVYHSDYGLLHGFFGSIGMTRLSQTLWTGPDMLFWSMLIAYCFGMVGYHMLIFMSGIEQIPRDYHEAAVIEGANLVQRFLYVTFPFLKGSIRTNLVMWTVSTVGFFVWAQLFSPVNLSHGTVAPMNYMYELVFGSSSSSATARDSGAGAAIGVTMMLIVVIVFFLTHRIVKNDDAEM from the coding sequence ATGAAAAAAAATAGAACCATGATTGTTGTATTTCTGGTTCCCGCTGTTTTTTGTTACCTGGCAGTGTTCCTCTATCCATCGATCAGAACGTTCGTCATGAGTTTTTTCTTTGTGGAAGGCGTAACGGATTCCGTTTCTTCATGGGGATTCGCTGGTCTGGGAAACTACCGCAAGATATTTACCACGCCAATCTTTCTCCAATCAATGAAGAATATCGGCAGGATATGGTTCATCGGCGGAGCCGGAACCATGCTGCTCAGCCTTGTGTTTGCCATCGCGCTGACAAGCGGCATGAAATTCGTCAAGTTCTTCCGCAGTGTCATCTACCTGCCGAATGTCGTCAGTGCCGTCGCCATGGGAACCATGTGGATCAACTACGTTTATCATTCTGATTACGGATTGCTCCATGGCTTTTTCGGGTCTATCGGGATGACACGGCTGAGCCAGACGCTCTGGACAGGTCCCGACATGTTGTTCTGGAGCATGCTCATTGCATACTGCTTCGGTATGGTCGGTTATCATATGTTGATTTTCATGAGTGGAATTGAACAGATTCCACGGGACTACCATGAAGCAGCTGTCATTGAAGGTGCCAACCTTGTCCAAAGGTTCCTTTATGTGACCTTTCCGTTTCTGAAAGGCAGCATACGGACGAATCTTGTCATGTGGACCGTCTCGACCGTCGGCTTCTTCGTGTGGGCGCAATTGTTCAGTCCCGTGAACTTGTCACATGGAACGGTCGCTCCCATGAATTACATGTATGAATTGGTTTTCGGATCTTCATCAAGCTCAGCGACGGCACGGGATTCAGGAGCCGGGGCCGCCATAGGTGTCACGATGATGCTGATAGTCGTCATCGTGTTTTTCCTGACGCACCGCATCGTGAAGAATGATGATGCCGAAATGTAG
- a CDS encoding carbohydrate ABC transporter permease, whose protein sequence is MKTVSKPMKPGKLIHHARLLPGYVIILAWVVFTFLLIGWVFFASFSTSSEIFSDHMFEFGSGFHLENYVKAWKTQRVSVFFMNSLLYTAVSCTAIVLIASPASYVLSRFKFKGNILIQNMFAAALGIPAIMIIMPLFGLVSRLRLTNNRWLLMFLYISMNIPFAVFFLLSFFKGLSTTYEEAAAIDGCSSMGTFWRIMFPLVQPGLVVVTIFNFITIWNEYFMALIFANKTAVRPVAVGLYNMIQSMRYTGDWGGMFASVVIVFLPTFILYLFLSDKIIKGVTAGAIKG, encoded by the coding sequence ATGAAAACCGTCAGCAAACCGATGAAACCAGGAAAGCTCATCCATCATGCACGCCTCCTTCCCGGATACGTGATCATTCTTGCCTGGGTGGTGTTTACCTTCTTATTGATAGGCTGGGTATTCTTCGCTTCTTTTTCGACATCGAGTGAAATTTTTTCCGATCACATGTTTGAGTTCGGGAGCGGTTTCCATCTTGAGAACTATGTGAAGGCATGGAAAACCCAGAGAGTATCTGTCTTTTTCATGAACTCGCTGCTCTATACCGCCGTATCATGTACGGCCATAGTGCTTATAGCATCTCCGGCATCCTATGTGCTTTCCCGTTTCAAGTTCAAGGGAAATATTCTCATACAGAACATGTTCGCCGCAGCTCTCGGTATTCCGGCTATCATGATCATCATGCCACTGTTCGGCCTTGTATCACGTCTGCGTCTGACAAATAATCGCTGGCTTCTCATGTTCCTGTACATATCCATGAACATTCCCTTTGCAGTGTTCTTCCTGTTGTCCTTTTTCAAAGGCTTGAGCACGACATATGAGGAGGCGGCCGCCATTGACGGATGTTCTTCCATGGGGACTTTCTGGCGCATCATGTTCCCGCTTGTCCAGCCAGGACTTGTGGTCGTCACTATTTTCAATTTCATCACCATCTGGAATGAATATTTCATGGCACTCATCTTTGCCAACAAGACTGCGGTCAGACCGGTCGCCGTAGGACTGTACAACATGATTCAGTCAATGCGCTATACCGGAGACTGGGGCGGTATGTTCGCAAGCGTGGTCATTGTTTTCCTGCCGACATTCATCCTCTACTTGTTTTTGTCTGATAAAATCATAAAAGGCGTCACTGCCGGTGCAATAAAGGGGTAG
- a CDS encoding DUF5107 domain-containing protein has product MGTVRHGTLELEAADFPGTSPLPRFRDFQRDRVVSAPDDFPSEWKELLGYETGGRMLPYRNQDRYDRNRSIRTFPTIILENDFLCAEFVPRLGGRLWSLYAKKEKRELLYRNNIFQPANLAIRNAWFSGGIEWNIGQYGHAFSTCEPVFCSLHECEWSGQFLRIYDYERCHGLLWHIDFHLPDDSPVLVAHVVVENPEDKPTSMYYWTNIAVPETQGTRIFSQSAEVITIDPFASPGTRRIMAGRLPHLSITGNTDVSYPARIGYSDEYFFQNDAQSMPWEAALEDDGSGLFEISIQPLRYRKMFCWGTLNGGRQWQRFLGGDERRYIEIQAGLAPTQLHGLLMPARTQWRWTQMFGLLEVDSSLVHGSYKDARVHVAQTVSSNPGARRLKEYDEHAAALEYLTDGTIISQGSGWGALENERRRQAGLSPFSERVAFPVESMDDDQKPYLMLLRHGCFPPHVPSELPWHFLVSPEWEGLLKTSLVHSEKEISWNVCLHLGVIAYEKGAFHEARSWWTQSVKLMDNAWAWRNLALWEKGQGHDDEALACYEKAWRTPGGQKDQGIAEELFTLLIASGKTEEARIFFKGIPQWMIDVSDVLAVDNGRLCVREGDAQGAETVLRRSFANIREGETPLTDIWFGIQTIKSLSGGKTFEEAYREVVRTVTPPESLDFRML; this is encoded by the coding sequence ATGGGTACTGTCAGACATGGTACTCTTGAACTTGAGGCGGCGGATTTCCCTGGAACTTCTCCCTTGCCTCGGTTTCGTGACTTTCAAAGGGATCGGGTAGTTTCTGCGCCTGATGATTTCCCTTCCGAATGGAAGGAGTTGCTGGGATATGAGACCGGCGGCAGGATGCTGCCTTACCGGAATCAGGATCGGTACGACCGCAACCGAAGCATCCGTACCTTCCCTACAATCATCCTGGAAAATGACTTCCTGTGTGCAGAGTTCGTTCCAAGGCTTGGTGGACGGCTCTGGTCCCTGTATGCAAAAAAAGAAAAACGGGAGCTTCTGTACCGGAACAATATTTTCCAACCTGCTAACTTGGCAATCAGGAACGCATGGTTCTCCGGGGGCATAGAATGGAACATAGGACAATACGGACATGCCTTCTCAACGTGTGAACCTGTATTTTGTTCCTTGCATGAATGTGAGTGGAGCGGGCAGTTTCTCCGGATATATGATTACGAGCGATGTCATGGCCTCTTATGGCATATTGATTTCCATTTACCGGATGACAGTCCTGTCTTGGTCGCGCACGTGGTGGTTGAGAATCCGGAAGATAAACCGACGAGCATGTATTATTGGACCAACATAGCGGTTCCGGAAACACAAGGGACGCGAATATTCTCACAGTCCGCCGAAGTCATCACCATTGACCCGTTTGCCTCTCCAGGGACACGGAGGATAATGGCTGGCAGGCTTCCCCATCTGTCAATCACAGGAAACACTGACGTGTCTTATCCTGCACGTATTGGTTATTCCGATGAATACTTTTTCCAAAACGATGCGCAAAGTATGCCTTGGGAAGCAGCGTTGGAGGATGATGGTTCCGGACTTTTTGAAATATCAATACAACCCTTGAGATATCGCAAAATGTTCTGCTGGGGAACATTAAATGGCGGAAGACAATGGCAGCGCTTTTTAGGTGGAGATGAACGCCGTTATATTGAAATCCAGGCAGGGTTGGCGCCGACACAGCTTCATGGTCTGCTCATGCCTGCCCGCACACAATGGAGATGGACACAGATGTTCGGTCTTCTGGAAGTGGATTCCTCTCTTGTCCATGGCTCTTATAAGGATGCTCGTGTTCATGTCGCGCAGACGGTGTCTTCCAATCCGGGTGCCCGGCGTTTGAAGGAATATGACGAACACGCCGCGGCTTTGGAATATCTGACAGATGGTACCATCATATCCCAGGGGAGCGGTTGGGGCGCTTTGGAGAATGAAAGGCGACGGCAGGCAGGACTTTCCCCATTTTCTGAAAGAGTAGCCTTTCCCGTGGAAAGCATGGATGATGACCAGAAGCCATATCTGATGCTTCTCCGGCATGGGTGTTTTCCGCCACACGTTCCCAGTGAACTTCCCTGGCATTTTCTTGTCTCCCCGGAATGGGAAGGCCTCCTGAAAACCAGTCTTGTCCATTCAGAGAAAGAGATATCCTGGAATGTCTGTCTTCATCTGGGAGTCATTGCATATGAAAAAGGTGCTTTTCATGAAGCGCGTTCTTGGTGGACACAATCTGTAAAATTGATGGATAATGCATGGGCATGGCGCAATCTTGCGCTGTGGGAGAAAGGACAGGGGCATGATGATGAAGCTCTTGCCTGCTATGAAAAAGCATGGCGGACTCCGGGTGGTCAAAAAGATCAAGGGATTGCGGAAGAACTTTTCACTCTGCTGATTGCATCAGGAAAGACTGAAGAAGCACGAATCTTCTTTAAGGGAATTCCTCAGTGGATGATAGATGTGAGCGATGTGCTTGCCGTGGACAATGGGCGTTTGTGTGTACGTGAAGGGGATGCTCAAGGTGCAGAGACTGTCTTGCGACGTTCTTTCGCGAACATCAGGGAAGGGGAGACGCCGTTGACTGACATATGGTTTGGGATTCAGACGATTAAAAGTCTCTCCGGTGGTAAGACTTTTGAGGAAGCATACAGAGAAGTAGTACGTACAGTGACGCCTCCTGAATCACTTGACTTCAGGATGCTTTAA
- a CDS encoding phosphotransferase enzyme family protein: protein MGIRQAKRFRTQGHPIYCALYGMGHINETFLVKTDTSAAYIMQKINTGVFQDPVSLMRNISSVTSHVSSKKSPLVSLRLIPTTEGFDYLVDDDGFYWRMYNFIENSICLQKAETEDDFRESAVAFGTFQNLLSDFPAHTLVETIPHFHDTPYRYRNFQDMVEADAFDRVAEVVREIDFVHERAGYMSVLMDLWKKGDLPLRVTHNDTKLNNVLLDEKTRKALCVIDLDTVMPGFSVNDYGDSIRFGASLASEDETDLSKVVFSLDYFEAYTDGFLSACGSSLTDEEILHLRDGAKMMTLECGMRFLTDYISGDVYFRIHRAKQNIDRCRTQFSLVSQMEQSWDQMEDIIVRKAHQYRLSH from the coding sequence ATGGGCATCAGACAAGCAAAACGTTTTCGCACACAGGGGCATCCCATATATTGCGCGTTATATGGCATGGGACATATCAATGAGACTTTTCTCGTGAAGACCGACACATCGGCCGCATATATCATGCAGAAAATCAATACTGGTGTCTTTCAGGATCCTGTGAGCCTCATGCGGAACATTTCATCTGTCACTTCCCATGTATCAAGCAAGAAGTCCCCGTTGGTATCCCTGAGGTTGATTCCGACTACGGAAGGATTTGACTATTTAGTTGATGACGATGGTTTCTACTGGCGCATGTATAATTTCATTGAAAACAGCATTTGTCTCCAGAAAGCTGAGACGGAAGACGATTTCAGGGAAAGCGCCGTGGCATTCGGCACCTTCCAGAACCTTCTTTCCGATTTTCCCGCTCATACGTTGGTTGAGACGATTCCTCATTTTCATGATACTCCGTACCGCTACAGGAATTTTCAGGATATGGTCGAAGCCGATGCGTTTGACAGGGTTGCCGAGGTGGTTCGGGAAATAGACTTCGTACATGAACGGGCCGGATATATGTCAGTGTTGATGGACTTATGGAAAAAAGGCGACTTGCCTTTGCGCGTGACGCATAATGATACTAAACTGAATAACGTACTGTTGGATGAAAAGACACGCAAGGCATTGTGTGTCATAGATTTGGATACCGTGATGCCAGGTTTTTCCGTCAACGACTACGGAGATTCCATCCGCTTTGGAGCGTCTCTGGCATCCGAAGATGAAACTGATTTGTCGAAGGTCGTGTTTTCCCTTGATTATTTTGAAGCCTATACGGATGGCTTCCTCTCAGCGTGTGGTTCCAGCCTTACTGATGAAGAAATCTTACATCTGCGTGATGGAGCCAAGATGATGACCTTGGAATGCGGCATGCGTTTTCTGACCGATTATATTTCCGGAGATGTCTATTTCAGGATTCATAGGGCAAAACAGAACATCGATCGATGCCGGACTCAATTTTCTTTGGTATCCCAGATGGAACAGTCATGGGACCAGATGGAAGACATCATCGTAAGAAAAGCCCATCAATATAGACTGAGTCACTGA